The genome window TTCCGGTGTAACTAGTTTGGCTTTCATAGGAATCTCAGATTTCAGTCTTCGGTGTAGAAATCTTTGAGCAGATGATGTCGTCATATCAACTGTAAGTGTGTTATGTTGATCAAGTAGGGCTTCGTAAGGATTTAAAGCAGAGTTTTCAGTCTTTCTCAAGATAGATTTGGCGATCTTCACAGCCGATTCCTCTTTGCCATTACTCTGATGATGGTGTGGTGAGAATTTCATGCGTTTTATCTGCTTCCTCTGACAGAATTGTGAGAATTCCTTAGAGTCAAAATTCTTTCCACAGTCAGTGACAATTTCATCGGGAAGTCCCCATCATGAGAACTATTTGAGTAGCAGGGCAATGGTTTCGGTTGCAGTTTGCTCTCTATCTTATCAAACTCGATCCAATCGCTGTAGTAGTCAACCAATACTAGATAGTGTTCCCTTTAAACTCAAAAGGGTCAGCTGCTATTTTAGACCAGGGTCTATCAGGAATACAATGACTCATCAAGGTTTCTTTTGGGTTGTTTCTCTGGAAGGATTGACAAACTTATCATAAAGATATGAACTGTTTCAGCTGAGAGTTCATACTGGGCCACCAAAGAGATGTACGAGCTCGTGTTAAAGTTGACTCAACACCCATTTGAGCTTGATGTAACTTTTCAGTTAGGCTCTTTCTCAGTGTAACTGGCACTACAATACGATCACCTCTGTAGATGATGCCATCATTGAATGATAGTTGATCTTTGCAACTCCAGAATGGAAAGACTTTGGTTGGAATATGTCTTTTACTGATTGACCAATTTTCAGAGATGAGGCGGATTACTGACTGTAGGACATTGTCCTTGGCAGTTTCCTCTGCAATTTCTCTGAGGTGGCTTTTCAAACTTTGATCTTGAATAACCAAGCTGATGGTTTCAATCTCTTCAACATCCAAGCCCTAACCGATCGATGTAATTAAATCGAGCAGTCAATACAGTTCTTGTCCGATAAGTACGATACAGTTCTTGGGATACTACAAGCTACTAAAAAGCAGATAGCTGGACTTGAAGTAAATGCCAAAGAACAAGCGGACCAGATTTCTAAACTCCAAGAAGCTGATTATGGAAAGGATCGCACCATCGATGTAATGCAGCAGTATCTAAGAAGAGACTGTATTGGAATTACTGGTATTCCCGTCTTACCACTGGATAATCTTAAACAGCTAGTTCTAGAGCTAGGCTCACTTATTGGTGTTAGTATAAGTGAAGACCAGATATCAACAGCCCACAGACTTCCAGATACAAAGAAGGTACAAAATCGAATTATAGCAAAGTTTGTACaaagagataaaagagaagaattctacaagaagaagaagaatctgATAGGAAAGAAGTCTAGCCTACTACCATCTGTCCAAGCCGAAATGGGTAAAAGTATCTTCAGTGATAACAAGATTCATATCAACGAGTCGTTAACCGCCTACAGGAAGAGACTGTTTGGGAGAATTAATTCATTTAAACAACAGCACAATCACAAATTTCTATGGACTGCCAATGGGAAGATTCTACTAAGAGAGACTGAGACCTCACGTATTCTTAGTTTCTCTACTCATGAGGAATTCGAGGATTATCTGGATGAGATTAATAACAGATGAGTGCcttattattttttcaacacCTGATTATTCATATGTATTTATACTTGTATACTTTATATATGCTTCAGTTAACTTAGACTGCTATAATGAATTCCTTGCAAGTTCTGCCATTTTACAACCTTAATGATCAAGAGTTTAATCTTGTAAATAGCATACGGTCAATTCAGTTTAGTCAGCTAATGGATACTGATATGTTTAATTTGATATCTAACCCTGATAAATCTGATGAAATTGATCCTGACTTAATGCTTACAATTCCAATGTCAAATTACTATTCTATTTCCCAGATTAACAATTCTATTGCTAAAGCTGGGCCAAAGGCCATTTCAATGTTTCACTGTAATGTAAGAAGCCTACCAAAAAATTTAGTTTTGCTTGAAGATTTCCTATATTCCCTCAATAAAAGACCAGAAATTCTTGCTATTACAGAAACTAGACTAAATGAAAACTCTGTTTGTAA of Acropora muricata isolate sample 2 unplaced genomic scaffold, ASM3666990v1 scaffold_712, whole genome shotgun sequence contains these proteins:
- the LOC136906392 gene encoding uncharacterized protein codes for the protein MYELVLKLTQHPFELDYDTVLGILQATKKQIAGLEVNAKEQADQISKLQEADYGKDRTIDVMQQYLRRDCIGITGIPVLPLDNLKQLVLELGSLIGVSISEDQISTAHRLPDTKKVQNRIIAKFVQRDKREEFYKKKKNLIGKKSSLLPSVQAEMGKSIFSDNKIHINESLTAYRKRLFGRINSFKQQHNHKFLWTANGKILLRETETSRILSFSTHEEFEDYLDEINNR